In Paenibacillus sp. 1781tsa1, one DNA window encodes the following:
- a CDS encoding FAD-dependent oxidoreductase encodes MNDNQQPKTGLPPVPESLWRATHEFDAYPKLTEDITADVAIIGAGIAGITTAYLLAQTGMRVVVLEAGKVLDGTTGHTTAKVSAQHGVIFDEIMHHFGQEQARMYYEGNADAAKWMRNLVKEKQIDCQWAEEDAYVYIQSEENIKKLEIELTAYGKLNIPGEWVDPLPIPVPARAGIRMPGQARFDPLAYLHYLLDSAVKQGVRIYEHTTVTDVEEDASLHVRTYGDGPSVTAEHIVVASHFPVYDPGFYFTRLHAERSYAVLVEPEKPYAGGMYISDDTPYRSLRTVLHEGKELILFGGENHKTGQGICTFGHYERLEQFAAETFGIRNIPFRWSAQDLISIDKVPYIGPITGRHERVYVATGFAKWGMTTGTMAGHILADRITGRDNPHAAIFDPARFKADPGMKHFIVENVNVAKQLISGKVGIVHKNVSDIGEDEGAVVRHNGKRAGAYKDTTGKLFLVDTTCTHLGCEVEWNEGERSWDCPCHGSRFDYAGHVIEGPAVEDLKVLDAQE; translated from the coding sequence ATGAACGACAATCAGCAGCCCAAGACGGGTCTGCCGCCCGTCCCCGAATCACTTTGGCGTGCTACGCATGAATTCGACGCCTATCCTAAACTGACTGAAGATATCACCGCTGATGTAGCGATTATTGGTGCCGGTATTGCAGGCATTACTACCGCTTATCTGCTGGCACAGACGGGTATGCGTGTGGTCGTGCTGGAGGCTGGAAAAGTATTGGATGGCACGACCGGTCATACCACCGCCAAGGTATCTGCCCAACACGGCGTCATATTTGATGAAATTATGCATCACTTCGGACAAGAGCAGGCTCGGATGTACTATGAAGGTAATGCCGATGCCGCCAAGTGGATGCGCAATCTGGTGAAGGAAAAACAGATTGATTGCCAGTGGGCAGAGGAAGATGCCTACGTCTACATTCAATCCGAGGAAAACATCAAAAAACTGGAGATCGAGCTGACCGCTTATGGGAAACTCAATATTCCTGGTGAGTGGGTTGATCCCCTCCCTATTCCAGTTCCCGCCAGAGCAGGCATTCGCATGCCGGGTCAGGCACGCTTTGATCCACTGGCCTATCTGCACTACTTGCTCGATTCCGCTGTGAAACAAGGGGTGCGTATCTATGAGCACACCACCGTAACCGATGTAGAGGAAGATGCTTCACTACATGTCAGAACATATGGAGATGGTCCATCCGTAACAGCGGAACATATTGTCGTGGCTTCTCATTTTCCCGTCTATGATCCCGGATTTTATTTCACACGATTACATGCCGAGCGATCGTACGCCGTATTAGTCGAACCGGAAAAACCGTATGCTGGTGGCATGTATATCTCGGACGATACACCATACCGATCTCTGCGTACTGTCCTTCATGAGGGAAAAGAACTCATTCTCTTCGGGGGAGAAAATCACAAAACCGGACAAGGCATCTGCACCTTCGGTCATTATGAACGCCTGGAGCAATTCGCAGCGGAGACATTTGGTATCCGCAACATTCCTTTTCGCTGGTCAGCTCAGGATCTGATCTCTATTGACAAGGTGCCTTACATTGGGCCGATTACTGGAAGACATGAACGTGTCTATGTGGCGACCGGGTTTGCCAAATGGGGAATGACAACGGGCACGATGGCAGGACACATTCTTGCAGATCGCATCACCGGTCGTGACAATCCACATGCTGCCATATTTGATCCGGCAAGATTCAAGGCCGATCCTGGCATGAAACATTTTATTGTGGAAAATGTGAATGTAGCCAAGCAATTAATCTCCGGTAAAGTAGGCATTGTGCACAAAAATGTTAGCGATATTGGCGAAGACGAAGGGGCCGTCGTTCGTCATAACGGCAAACGTGCTGGCGCCTATAAGGACACCACTGGCAAGCTGTTTCTGGTGGATACCACCTGCACCCATCTGGGGTGCGAAGTCGAATGGAACGAGGGCGAGCGTTCGTGGGATTGCCCATGCCATGGTTCACGCTTCGATTATGCAGGCCATGTCATTGAGGGCCCTGCTGTGGAAGACCTTAAAGTTCTGGATGCACAAGAATAA
- a CDS encoding PadR family transcriptional regulator produces MNVNIQFKKGVLELCVLVLINRQDRYGYELAQAVSKHIEVAEGALYPLLRRLVNDGYCTTYLQESSEGPPRKYYRLSDTGRDYMTALTTEWNEFVRNVANLIEEGTHNE; encoded by the coding sequence GTGAATGTGAACATCCAGTTCAAAAAAGGAGTATTGGAGCTGTGCGTCCTGGTATTAATTAACCGCCAGGATCGGTATGGCTACGAACTGGCTCAGGCGGTCTCCAAACATATCGAAGTTGCTGAGGGCGCACTGTATCCCTTGCTTCGCCGGCTTGTAAATGACGGGTACTGCACCACCTATCTGCAAGAATCAAGCGAAGGACCGCCGCGTAAGTATTACCGACTGTCCGATACAGGTCGCGACTATATGACGGCACTGACGACAGAGTGGAATGAATTTGTGCGCAATGTCGCAAATCTGATTGAGGAAGGAACTCATAATGAATAG
- a CDS encoding DUF1700 domain-containing protein, which yields MNRQQFMQAMEIHLRPMEPQERAELLADYDQHFELGLREGRLEEEIARELGQPEEIAKEALGDRYDMHTPGSDAFYAPTYREMRSPRNNTRATRNFFTAVGLLFLNLMLGIPLGLTLWSVWLTLASLSLLVLAPVAAVVDFVFLGQLDKAEIFVGIGAFGVGILFALASKSVYRAFKNITIRYIKWNKNTMKGDVSA from the coding sequence ATGAATAGACAACAATTTATGCAGGCCATGGAAATTCATCTCCGGCCGATGGAACCGCAGGAACGGGCAGAGTTGCTCGCCGACTATGATCAACATTTCGAGCTTGGACTACGAGAAGGCAGGCTGGAAGAAGAGATCGCTCGGGAACTCGGACAGCCGGAAGAAATCGCCAAGGAAGCACTCGGTGATCGTTATGACATGCATACGCCGGGTTCAGATGCGTTCTATGCACCGACGTATCGCGAAATGCGGTCACCCAGAAACAACACCAGAGCCACTCGCAACTTCTTCACAGCCGTTGGCCTGTTATTCCTGAATCTGATGCTTGGCATTCCACTTGGTCTTACTCTATGGTCAGTATGGCTTACGCTCGCGAGCTTGTCCTTACTGGTTCTTGCACCTGTCGCAGCGGTTGTGGACTTCGTGTTCTTGGGTCAACTCGATAAGGCTGAGATTTTCGTGGGGATTGGTGCATTCGGTGTCGGCATTTTGTTTGCCCTTGCATCGAAATCCGTGTATAGAGCCTTCAAAAACATCACTATTCGATACATTAAATGGAATAAAAATACGATGAAAGGAGATGTTTCCGCATGA
- a CDS encoding DUF4097 family beta strand repeat-containing protein, giving the protein MSTKKWLALAVICIGIGLLGTSIYGVQFGDEREHYSKRWDFKADELQNIMMNANFSADIEFVVSPDSNGYIEVDGKWDPAVVKSFEQATLSNGTFQLSQTERERLQFFTLYWNDQDSTITVALPEEHQLNEVKLDSSSSDWDLTDLSANKLELNNTSGSIRLENIKASKIELALTSGDITASMIDGDMTVKQTSGSFTADQVVGQVNSDIESGDIEITELNGAADVQFTSGSIHIEQSHSAPINASGTSGDIFIQAAPDFDGIYDAKATSGSVDVPESPMVSREVIKARTSSGSIEITK; this is encoded by the coding sequence ATGAGCACCAAGAAATGGCTTGCGCTTGCCGTGATATGTATCGGAATAGGTTTGCTCGGAACATCCATCTATGGCGTTCAGTTCGGGGATGAACGGGAGCATTATTCCAAACGATGGGATTTCAAAGCGGATGAATTGCAGAACATTATGATGAATGCTAATTTCAGTGCAGATATTGAATTTGTTGTAAGCCCGGACTCGAATGGTTATATCGAAGTGGATGGTAAATGGGACCCTGCCGTAGTCAAAAGCTTCGAACAAGCCACCTTATCGAATGGCACCTTCCAACTGTCACAGACAGAGCGTGAACGATTGCAATTTTTCACCCTGTACTGGAATGATCAAGACTCCACAATAACCGTTGCCCTGCCTGAAGAACACCAATTAAATGAGGTTAAGCTGGACTCCTCTTCAAGTGACTGGGATCTAACTGATCTGAGTGCCAATAAGCTTGAGCTGAATAACACCTCCGGTTCCATACGTCTGGAAAACATCAAGGCGTCCAAGATTGAATTGGCTCTAACTTCGGGTGATATTACTGCTTCCATGATTGATGGAGACATGACCGTGAAACAGACATCCGGAAGCTTCACTGCTGATCAGGTCGTTGGTCAAGTAAACAGTGATATTGAATCAGGAGATATTGAGATCACTGAATTAAATGGTGCGGCCGATGTTCAATTCACTTCGGGTAGCATTCATATTGAACAGTCCCATTCCGCCCCGATTAATGCGTCTGGAACATCAGGAGATATTTTCATTCAAGCTGCACCTGATTTCGACGGAATTTACGACGCTAAAGCTACTTCCGGAAGTGTCGATGTACCTGAATCCCCAATGGTGAGCCGGGAAGTGATCAAAGCCCGTACTTCTTCTGGCAGCATTGAGATTACCAAATAG
- a CDS encoding 3-ketoacyl-ACP reductase, whose amino-acid sequence MELKNKTAVITGAGKGIGRAIAEALAKEGVHLGLIARTASDLQALQQSLSQEYGVKVTSAVADISDRTQAEAAVAAIEMELGAVDILINNAGIASFGTLLDMEPEEWERILHVNVMGTYYVTRAVLPSMIKESSGSIINIASTAGERGFATGSAYCASKFALLGMTESLMQEVRKSNIRVTALTPSTVNTELATNAGLKIGDEDRMMQAEDVAELALATLKLSDRVFVKAAGIWTTNPQ is encoded by the coding sequence ATGGAACTTAAAAATAAAACAGCTGTCATCACAGGTGCCGGAAAAGGTATCGGTCGTGCCATCGCTGAAGCCCTTGCCAAAGAAGGTGTGCACCTTGGCCTTATCGCACGTACCGCTTCCGATCTACAGGCTCTTCAACAGTCTCTTAGTCAAGAATACGGTGTGAAAGTAACCAGTGCTGTAGCAGATATCTCGGATCGCACACAGGCGGAAGCCGCTGTAGCAGCCATTGAGATGGAACTTGGTGCGGTGGATATTCTGATCAATAATGCAGGTATCGCAAGCTTCGGCACACTGCTGGATATGGAGCCAGAAGAGTGGGAACGCATTCTGCATGTTAACGTTATGGGTACATATTACGTCACACGCGCTGTCCTTCCAAGCATGATCAAGGAAAGTAGCGGCAGTATCATCAATATTGCTTCCACTGCAGGTGAGCGCGGATTCGCTACAGGCTCAGCATACTGTGCGTCCAAGTTTGCGCTACTCGGCATGACCGAATCTCTGATGCAGGAAGTGCGCAAGTCCAACATTCGTGTGACCGCACTGACACCAAGCACAGTTAATACGGAGCTTGCGACCAATGCCGGACTTAAAATTGGCGACGAAGATCGCATGATGCAAGCGGAAGATGTAGCTGAACTTGCACTCGCAACGCTCAAGCTGTCCGATCGTGTCTTCGTTAAAGCAGCAGGCATCTGGACGACGAATCCACAATAG
- a CDS encoding helix-turn-helix domain-containing protein, which produces MDIGLAIRTIRKQKQITIMQMCEGTGLSKGFISNVENNKTSPSIATLESIADYLEVPLPYLLLTPEQRMNVVRKNERKETTAGSGQIKVQHLTAKGAMRMSIVELPPGASTGISKHAGEESHLVLQGKIRAEQCEDVEVLEVGDSFTWNAIVPHEVTNIGEEPAVVLIAVSKELGLDHL; this is translated from the coding sequence ATGGATATCGGCTTGGCTATTCGTACGATCCGCAAGCAGAAACAAATTACGATCATGCAGATGTGTGAGGGAACCGGTTTGTCCAAAGGTTTTATCAGCAACGTAGAAAATAACAAAACGTCCCCTTCCATTGCTACGCTTGAGAGTATTGCGGATTATCTGGAAGTGCCACTTCCTTATTTGCTGTTGACACCGGAGCAACGGATGAACGTGGTACGCAAAAACGAACGCAAGGAAACGACGGCCGGTAGTGGACAGATCAAAGTGCAGCACCTTACCGCCAAAGGTGCCATGCGTATGTCCATTGTAGAATTGCCCCCAGGCGCATCGACAGGGATTAGCAAACATGCGGGGGAAGAAAGCCACCTGGTGTTACAGGGCAAGATTCGCGCGGAGCAATGCGAAGATGTGGAAGTTCTTGAAGTGGGTGACTCATTTACCTGGAATGCGATTGTGCCCCATGAAGTGACCAATATCGGTGAGGAGCCTGCCGTGGTGCTCATTGCGGTGTCCAAGGAATTGGGTTTGGACCATTTGTAG
- a CDS encoding glyoxalase superfamily protein → MLKSIVPILRMFDEKKAKEFYLEYLGFQLDWEHRFEPDMPLYMQVSLDSIVIHLSEHHGDCTPGAALRVDTDNLDTLHGALRQKEYKHARPGIEETPWNSREMTVTDPFGNRIIFVETRAE, encoded by the coding sequence ATGTTGAAGAGTATTGTGCCTATTCTAAGGATGTTTGATGAAAAAAAGGCCAAAGAATTCTACCTTGAATACCTGGGTTTCCAATTGGATTGGGAACATCGATTCGAACCGGATATGCCCTTGTACATGCAGGTTTCGCTCGATTCCATTGTGATTCATCTGTCCGAACATCATGGAGACTGTACACCTGGAGCTGCGTTACGTGTGGATACGGATAACTTGGATACATTACATGGTGCACTTCGTCAGAAAGAGTACAAACATGCGAGACCCGGTATCGAGGAGACCCCTTGGAATTCAAGGGAAATGACCGTGACAGATCCGTTTGGTAATCGGATTATATTTGTTGAGACACGTGCCGAATAG
- a CDS encoding alpha/beta hydrolase-fold protein: MFSLNSPYIHEVRLPNHYNSDQRYPVIFALHGMGSDEQDMLRLMEPLQSDFIIVAIRGPIVQGSGYAYFQIKSIGNPIRELYDASVLGLQQLIVDLSAKYAIDPTRRYIAGFSQGAIMAMTLSLIMGDAIKGIVAMSGYIPQFVKDEYKLQPDSELSVFISHGDQDHLFPLQLGEDNANFFRQHTHHVTYVPYNGGHQVTPDLYQQFQQWLRTDANLTTEDPKGLNS, translated from the coding sequence GTGTTTTCATTGAATTCTCCTTATATACATGAAGTCCGATTACCGAACCATTACAATTCTGATCAGCGTTATCCTGTCATCTTCGCCTTACATGGCATGGGATCAGATGAGCAAGATATGCTTCGTTTGATGGAGCCCCTACAGTCTGATTTTATTATCGTCGCCATCCGTGGGCCTATCGTTCAGGGTAGTGGTTATGCTTATTTTCAAATTAAAAGCATTGGCAATCCCATCCGCGAATTGTATGATGCCTCCGTGCTGGGACTGCAACAGTTAATTGTTGATCTGTCCGCCAAATATGCAATTGATCCCACGCGGCGTTATATTGCCGGATTCAGCCAGGGCGCCATTATGGCAATGACTCTATCGCTAATCATGGGAGATGCCATTAAAGGCATTGTAGCCATGAGTGGGTACATCCCGCAATTTGTGAAAGACGAGTACAAGCTGCAACCCGATTCGGAGCTGTCCGTGTTTATCTCGCATGGAGATCAGGATCATCTATTCCCGCTGCAACTGGGCGAAGATAACGCCAATTTCTTCCGTCAACATACCCATCACGTCACATATGTACCTTACAACGGTGGGCATCAAGTGACCCCCGATCTATATCAACAATTCCAACAATGGCTTCGGACGGATGCGAATCTGACTACCGAAGACCCGAAAGGACTGAATTCATAA